In the Maribacter sp. MJ134 genome, one interval contains:
- a CDS encoding transposase, producing the protein MDTANHVITDIRAYHADGKDNQQLQDIVHRLQRRLWQQGMVFENCVADTGYSSGENYAFLEQQGLKSFIPPHGTYKGGPDGFEYIGEHDHYLCPQGKVIPFTKMFKDYRTGTKKKEYRARKHVCTDCPIRSTCLGKSAQEKKFSVTYYREEYERNNERVNSPQGRYMKGKRQSTVEPVFGTLTQFMGMRKINTIGLAQANKVMHLSAIAYNLKKYLKFERKLAESGAGRLALKALAKSVLQNLFQASMTHRNLDFRF; encoded by the coding sequence GTGGACACGGCGAACCACGTGATCACCGATATCAGGGCGTACCATGCGGACGGAAAGGACAATCAACAGCTACAGGATATCGTACACCGCTTACAAAGAAGGTTATGGCAACAGGGTATGGTTTTTGAAAACTGCGTAGCGGACACGGGCTACAGTTCGGGCGAGAACTATGCCTTTCTGGAACAGCAGGGGCTAAAGAGTTTCATTCCACCGCACGGCACCTACAAGGGCGGCCCCGATGGGTTCGAGTACATCGGGGAACATGACCATTATCTGTGTCCACAAGGAAAGGTGATCCCTTTCACCAAGATGTTCAAGGACTACCGTACGGGAACGAAAAAGAAGGAATACAGGGCAAGGAAGCATGTCTGTACCGATTGTCCTATACGTAGCACGTGTCTGGGAAAGAGTGCACAGGAGAAGAAGTTCTCGGTGACCTATTATCGGGAAGAATACGAACGTAATAACGAAAGGGTCAACAGTCCACAGGGGAGGTACATGAAGGGCAAACGCCAGAGTACCGTGGAACCGGTCTTCGGTACCCTGACCCAGTTCATGGGCATGCGCAAGATTAACACCATCGGCCTTGCACAGGCCAACAAGGTGATGCACCTCTCGGCCATCGCCTACAATTTGAAGAAGTACCTGAAATTCGAACGAAAACTGGCAGAAAGCGGGGCGGGACGGCTTGCTTTGAAGGCATTGGCCAAAAGTGTGCTCCAAAACCTGTTTCAAGCTTCCATGACGCATCGGAATTTGGACTTCCGTTTCTGA
- a CDS encoding DUF4304 domain-containing protein — MTNQEFKEELDRLLKPHGFKKKGNKWTAETEELEKVIYLQKSDYSNRYYLNYGYNFKDLDYKEVSMHIWNRLGSKKRKERKLIFDTLDLTNSMDKTVRNRNTEYFVNDLLLPVINSINTKTDIVKHLESRSHLNNVFLPVKKHLNLENAENTNYNTTYKQYGLRALCKGLCNFMKSAKSF; from the coding sequence ATGACCAATCAGGAATTCAAAGAAGAGTTAGACCGACTTTTAAAACCTCATGGTTTTAAGAAAAAAGGAAACAAATGGACCGCGGAAACGGAGGAATTGGAAAAAGTAATTTACTTACAAAAATCTGATTATAGCAATCGCTACTATTTGAATTACGGTTATAATTTCAAGGACTTGGATTATAAGGAGGTTAGCATGCATATTTGGAATCGATTGGGTTCCAAAAAACGGAAAGAACGAAAGTTGATTTTCGATACATTGGATTTAACAAACTCAATGGACAAGACCGTTCGTAATCGAAATACTGAGTATTTTGTGAACGATTTATTGCTGCCTGTGATAAATTCTATAAATACAAAGACAGATATAGTAAAACATTTGGAATCACGCAGCCATTTAAATAATGTGTTTTTACCTGTAAAAAAACACTTAAATCTAGAAAACGCAGAAAACACTAACTACAACACAACCTATAAACAATACGGACTTAGGGCTTTATGCAAAGGTTTGTGTAATTTTATGAAGTCCGCAAAATCTTTTTGA
- a CDS encoding tyrosine-type recombinase/integrase → MRLSDYTLQPDEHKGKDVILVQFPFNTALKLALKKRFPSARWSASKKSWYLPDLPAVRRELELEEKNTLESKALRLHEVNRDAYRALDKQLTLKDYSKSTITIYLAEFYHLLKLLDDYPVQDLNPKRLKDYFLYCIRVEKMGERKLNGKINAVKFYFEQVLHRPKMFFDIPRPKKAASLPKMLSKTEVKKLFNVTQNLKHKIALQLCYGMGLRVSEVVNLKIEHIDSKRMVVHVVGAKGKKDRYLPLPKSILPKLREYYLTYKPKTYLLEGQYGGPYGKSSLQQMFRLAMKKANIRKKIGIHGLRHSYATHLLEAGADMRFIQELLGHNSIKTTQVYTKVSPRSLSKVQSPLDTM, encoded by the coding sequence ATGAGGTTATCCGACTATACCTTACAACCCGATGAGCATAAGGGCAAAGATGTTATCCTAGTACAATTTCCGTTCAACACAGCGCTAAAACTCGCTCTAAAAAAGCGGTTTCCCTCCGCTAGATGGAGCGCTAGTAAAAAATCATGGTACCTACCCGATCTACCAGCGGTAAGAAGGGAATTAGAATTAGAGGAAAAGAACACCTTAGAAAGTAAAGCGTTAAGGCTACACGAGGTAAACCGGGATGCTTACCGTGCACTAGATAAGCAGCTAACACTTAAAGACTATAGTAAGAGCACCATTACCATATATTTAGCGGAGTTTTACCATTTGCTCAAACTTTTAGACGATTATCCGGTCCAGGACTTGAACCCTAAGCGGCTTAAGGATTATTTTTTATACTGTATCCGTGTAGAAAAAATGGGAGAACGCAAGCTTAACGGTAAAATCAACGCTGTAAAGTTCTATTTTGAACAGGTGTTGCATAGACCAAAGATGTTCTTTGATATACCCCGCCCTAAAAAGGCCGCTAGTTTACCAAAAATGCTGAGTAAGACCGAGGTAAAAAAACTTTTCAATGTCACCCAAAATCTAAAACATAAAATAGCCCTTCAACTATGTTACGGTATGGGACTTCGGGTTTCTGAAGTGGTCAATTTAAAAATTGAGCATATAGACAGTAAAAGAATGGTGGTACATGTAGTTGGGGCAAAAGGAAAAAAAGACAGGTACCTGCCCTTGCCAAAATCTATTCTGCCCAAGTTGCGGGAGTACTATTTAACCTATAAACCTAAAACATACCTTCTAGAAGGTCAATATGGTGGGCCGTATGGAAAATCTAGCTTGCAGCAGATGTTTAGGCTCGCCATGAAAAAAGCGAACATTCGTAAAAAAATCGGTATTCATGGCCTACGCCACAGTTATGCAACACATTTATTGGAGGCCGGCGCGGATATGCGTTTTATTCAAGAGCTGTTAGGGCATAATAGCATAAAGACCACACAGGTATATACCAAGGTATCTCCGCGTAGTCTATCTAAAGTACAAAGTCCGCTAGATACCATGTAA
- the dcm gene encoding DNA (cytosine-5-)-methyltransferase, with protein MKKLKVIELFAGVGGFRLGLEQTGGYEVVWSNQWEPSTKTQHASMVYEARFGPKNHSNTSIEEVPTDKIPDADVLVGGFPCQDYSVATTLQNSKGLLGKKGVLWWSIHRILSEKKHMPKYLFLENVDRLLKSPSSQRGRDFAVMLRSLDSLGYAVEWRVINAADYGMPQRRRRVFLLGYYKTGAVYDRLQETDPKAWLSSEGTVASAFPVSAVIEDQKTFTLEPDMVQLSEQFNAGEKLSPFQNSGICINGQVFTGKTFPEFDGEHTVLADILTCDQVPTEFYIAPEDIEKWAYLKGSKKEVRTAKNGFSYNYSEGSMQFPDALDRPSRTIITGEGGKSPSRFKHVVQTSKGLRRLTPLELERSNMFPDHHTCLEGISDAKRAFFMGNALVVGVVERLGKSLYEKIVQ; from the coding sequence ATGAAAAAATTAAAGGTCATAGAGCTTTTTGCGGGTGTTGGTGGGTTTCGGTTGGGTCTGGAACAAACCGGCGGTTACGAGGTGGTATGGAGCAACCAGTGGGAACCCAGCACCAAAACACAGCATGCGTCCATGGTCTATGAAGCTAGGTTCGGGCCCAAAAACCACAGTAATACGTCTATCGAAGAAGTTCCCACGGACAAAATTCCGGATGCGGATGTTCTGGTAGGCGGTTTTCCCTGCCAAGACTATTCCGTGGCCACTACCTTGCAGAACTCCAAAGGGCTTTTGGGGAAAAAAGGGGTCTTGTGGTGGAGCATACACCGTATCCTGTCCGAGAAAAAACATATGCCTAAATACCTTTTTCTGGAAAATGTAGACCGCCTGCTAAAGTCGCCCTCTAGCCAGCGGGGCAGGGATTTTGCCGTAATGCTGCGGAGTTTGGATAGCTTGGGTTATGCAGTAGAGTGGCGCGTAATCAATGCGGCGGACTATGGTATGCCCCAACGTAGAAGACGTGTCTTTCTGCTGGGTTACTACAAGACCGGTGCGGTTTACGACCGCCTCCAAGAGACGGACCCCAAAGCATGGCTAAGCTCGGAGGGTACCGTTGCCAGCGCTTTTCCTGTTAGTGCAGTTATAGAAGACCAAAAAACCTTTACGCTAGAGCCGGACATGGTACAGCTTTCAGAGCAGTTCAATGCCGGTGAAAAACTATCCCCTTTCCAAAATTCGGGTATCTGCATCAACGGACAGGTCTTTACCGGTAAAACCTTTCCGGAATTTGATGGGGAACATACCGTACTGGCCGATATCTTAACATGTGACCAAGTGCCAACAGAATTTTATATTGCTCCAGAAGACATTGAAAAATGGGCCTATTTAAAAGGGTCCAAAAAAGAAGTGCGTACCGCAAAAAACGGATTCTCCTATAATTACAGCGAAGGGAGTATGCAGTTTCCGGACGCGTTAGACAGGCCATCACGGACCATTATAACGGGAGAGGGGGGTAAAAGCCCTTCACGGTTTAAACATGTGGTGCAAACGTCAAAGGGATTGCGAAGACTAACCCCTTTGGAACTGGAGCGCTCGAACATGTTTCCGGACCATCACACCTGTTTGGAAGGAATTAGTGATGCAAAGCGGGCTTTCTTTATGGGCAATGCCCTTGTGGTAGGGGTCGTGGAACGACTTGGAAAATCGCTCTACGAAAAAATCGTCCAATAG
- a CDS encoding C40 family peptidase has protein sequence MYYKSVSLLLTVIFLFGCNPEPEKNNVAQEHIEAIKNEVAPDKRVALFAVEAIKNNDKYILKGESNLPEAVKTLTNTLTDKNISFVDSIRLLPSKELGDSTRAVINISVANLRSNPKHSAELATQATLGTPVKVLKKQGDWYYIQTPDNYLSWVDRGGIRLMNTERFAQWKATDKVVYTKTYGHAYNAVDEKEIISDLVAGNILEFVKLMDDYFVASYPDGRIALIRSDEAESYFGWIKDRVPDADKLVATSKTLMGVPYLWGGTSTKGMDCSGFTKTVYFLNGMVIPRDASQQVHTGKPVDSVQDFSALQRGDLLFFGRRATDTTAEKVVHVGMWIGNNEFIHASDMVRVSSMDPEADNFDAHNRNRYLRTKRLLREEDDALVRLAQTPLFKD, from the coding sequence ATGTACTATAAATCGGTCTCACTGCTCTTAACGGTAATTTTTCTATTTGGATGTAATCCGGAACCAGAAAAGAACAATGTAGCGCAAGAACATATAGAAGCTATCAAAAATGAGGTAGCTCCAGATAAAAGAGTCGCCCTGTTCGCCGTGGAGGCCATAAAGAACAACGATAAGTATATTTTAAAAGGCGAAAGTAACTTGCCCGAAGCGGTAAAAACACTTACCAATACCCTAACGGACAAGAATATTTCCTTCGTGGATAGCATCCGTCTACTTCCGTCAAAAGAATTGGGAGATAGCACAAGGGCCGTAATCAATATATCGGTCGCAAACTTACGGAGTAACCCAAAGCATTCGGCGGAATTGGCTACACAGGCTACCTTGGGTACGCCGGTAAAAGTGCTCAAAAAACAGGGAGATTGGTATTACATACAAACGCCGGACAATTATCTGTCATGGGTAGATAGGGGTGGCATTCGCTTAATGAACACAGAACGTTTTGCACAATGGAAAGCTACGGACAAGGTGGTCTATACCAAAACCTATGGTCATGCCTATAATGCTGTAGACGAGAAGGAAATTATTTCGGATTTGGTCGCAGGAAATATACTTGAATTCGTAAAGTTAATGGATGACTATTTTGTAGCGTCCTATCCTGATGGGCGTATTGCCCTGATTCGGTCAGATGAAGCCGAAAGTTATTTCGGGTGGATAAAGGACAGGGTGCCGGATGCCGATAAATTGGTGGCTACTTCTAAAACGCTCATGGGTGTTCCCTATTTGTGGGGCGGTACCTCTACCAAAGGAATGGATTGCAGCGGCTTTACCAAAACCGTGTATTTTCTTAATGGCATGGTTATTCCACGAGATGCTTCCCAACAAGTACATACCGGAAAGCCCGTAGATTCGGTTCAGGATTTTAGTGCACTGCAACGGGGAGATTTATTGTTTTTTGGACGGAGAGCTACGGATACTACGGCAGAGAAAGTGGTACACGTAGGAATGTGGATTGGAAACAATGAGTTTATTCATGCGTCGGATATGGTACGCGTAAGTAGTATGGACCCCGAGGCTGATAATTTTGACGCACACAACAGAAACAGGTATTTGAGGACAAAGAGGCTGTTACGGGAAGAGGATGACGCCTTGGTTCGCTTGGCGCAGACGCCTCTGTTCAAAGACTGA
- a CDS encoding PQQ-binding-like beta-propeller repeat protein, whose amino-acid sequence MKPSFKNLIVTVFCYLGVLVLVQSCTNENPITSDTAHSTWSSYLGDAGRSHYSTLSQISKENLDQLHVAWSYEAADWGQMQMNPIVVDSILYGVTAALRIVALNATTGKEIWQFGDSLKVWHSTSRGVSYWEKDDDKRIFGTRGSTLFALNALTGEPIASFGNNGKIDMRSGMPESARDKFVISNTPGTVFKDLIVMPLRISEGIAAAPGDVMAFNVVTGNLEWVFHTIPHPGENGFETWQDSTAYKSPLVGAANNWAGMAVDEEAEILYVPTGSAAPDFYGGVRLGSNLYANSLVALNANTGERLWHFQFTHHDVWDRDPPAPPNLLMVERDGKKIPAVAQVTKQGYVYVFHRITGEPLFDIEERPMPKSVLEGEETWPTQPIPVQPKPFARMSQDLTGNDISPFAENQEELRAVLNTSDKRQYAPPSTTPTFLLPGYDGAAEWGGAATDPEDGILYVNSNEMAWNLQMAPNSAVTSGTPLGEATYQRNCMSCHQADRKGVAASGFPSLIDVNLNKSKREIMNIITNGKGMMTGFPQLTKEELQALTRFLFNEEIKHTVASETTETTEEKVLYKHTGYSKFLDNNGLPGISPPWGTMHAIDLNTGDYLWSIPFGNTPELGEKGIGTGSENYGGAVVTANGLLFIGATRDGYFRIFDKANGALLWEYKLPAAAFATPAMYEVDGKQYIAIACGGEKLGTEKGNQIIAFALE is encoded by the coding sequence TTGAAACCTTCGTTTAAAAACCTCATCGTTACAGTCTTTTGTTATTTAGGAGTACTGGTCTTGGTGCAAAGTTGTACAAACGAGAACCCGATTACCTCTGATACCGCACATAGCACATGGTCTTCCTATCTTGGCGATGCCGGTAGGAGCCATTATTCTACCTTATCCCAGATTAGCAAAGAAAACCTGGATCAACTTCATGTAGCATGGTCCTATGAAGCTGCCGACTGGGGTCAAATGCAAATGAACCCTATCGTTGTAGATTCTATACTTTATGGAGTTACGGCCGCCCTTAGAATCGTAGCACTCAACGCCACTACGGGCAAAGAAATTTGGCAGTTCGGGGATTCTTTAAAAGTTTGGCATTCTACCAGTAGAGGTGTTTCCTATTGGGAAAAGGATGATGACAAACGCATCTTTGGTACACGTGGATCTACCCTCTTTGCCCTGAACGCGCTTACCGGGGAACCCATTGCCTCCTTTGGGAACAACGGAAAAATAGATATGCGTTCCGGCATGCCCGAAAGTGCAAGGGATAAATTCGTTATCTCCAATACGCCAGGAACCGTTTTTAAGGATTTAATCGTTATGCCCTTGCGAATTTCCGAAGGAATCGCCGCCGCGCCCGGTGATGTAATGGCCTTTAATGTGGTAACGGGTAACTTGGAGTGGGTCTTTCATACCATTCCACATCCGGGAGAAAATGGTTTTGAAACTTGGCAGGATAGTACGGCATATAAAAGCCCGTTGGTCGGTGCGGCCAATAATTGGGCGGGGATGGCGGTCGATGAGGAAGCGGAAATCCTATATGTTCCCACAGGCTCAGCGGCTCCCGATTTTTACGGGGGTGTACGTTTAGGCAGTAATCTTTACGCAAACTCATTGGTAGCCTTGAATGCCAATACGGGAGAACGTTTGTGGCATTTTCAGTTTACGCATCATGATGTTTGGGACAGGGACCCGCCTGCGCCACCCAATCTTTTGATGGTAGAAAGGGATGGCAAAAAAATACCGGCGGTGGCCCAGGTTACTAAACAGGGCTACGTCTATGTGTTTCATAGGATTACGGGAGAACCTTTGTTCGATATTGAAGAAAGACCCATGCCTAAATCCGTTTTAGAAGGCGAGGAAACTTGGCCTACACAGCCCATTCCTGTGCAACCGAAGCCCTTTGCGCGAATGTCGCAGGATTTAACGGGGAACGACATAAGTCCATTTGCAGAGAACCAAGAAGAATTACGCGCTGTTTTAAATACTTCGGATAAGCGACAGTATGCTCCTCCAAGTACTACACCTACATTCTTATTGCCAGGTTATGACGGCGCCGCGGAATGGGGAGGTGCGGCAACAGACCCTGAGGACGGTATTCTATACGTAAATTCCAACGAAATGGCATGGAACTTACAGATGGCCCCTAACTCGGCGGTCACCAGTGGAACACCTCTTGGGGAAGCCACCTATCAAAGAAATTGTATGAGTTGTCATCAGGCGGATAGAAAAGGTGTTGCCGCAAGCGGATTTCCGTCACTCATCGATGTAAACCTCAACAAAAGCAAACGCGAGATTATGAACATCATCACCAACGGTAAAGGGATGATGACCGGTTTTCCTCAACTTACAAAAGAAGAGTTACAGGCTTTAACTCGGTTTTTATTCAATGAAGAAATTAAACATACCGTAGCATCGGAAACAACCGAAACAACGGAGGAAAAGGTATTGTACAAGCATACCGGCTATTCCAAATTCTTGGATAATAACGGGCTGCCTGGAATTAGTCCGCCTTGGGGTACTATGCACGCTATCGATTTAAACACAGGCGATTATTTATGGTCCATTCCCTTTGGAAATACGCCGGAACTAGGCGAGAAAGGTATCGGTACGGGGTCTGAAAATTATGGCGGAGCCGTGGTGACAGCGAACGGTTTATTGTTCATTGGAGCTACCAGGGACGGTTATTTTCGGATTTTCGACAAAGCAAACGGAGCGCTGTTATGGGAGTACAAACTGCCCGCTGCCGCTTTTGCCACTCCTGCCATGTATGAAGTTGATGGAAAACAATACATTGCCATTGCCTGTGGTGGTGAAAAGCTGGGCACTGAAAAAGGAAACCAAATCATTGCCTTTGCCCTAGAATAA
- a CDS encoding MBL fold metallo-hydrolase yields the protein MRLASLILLALFCLYACKDSENSTAVTTNAPAEKNTKVEGVSVMVLGTAQDAGSPHIACKKDCCAAFFENENSSRKVVSLGVLDHDNEKTYLFEATPDITTQTKALKTAMDVSSPELPNGIFLTHAHIGHYTGLMYLGKEATNAAQIPVFAMPKMKSYLENNGPWSQLVKDGNISISTLTHQEEVSLTPQLKVIPFTVPHRDEYSETVGYRIVGPNKTALFIPDINKWSVWETPIEKLIAEVDYAFLDATFYDGEEINTRDIAEIPHPFVIESMDLFRSLSPSDKKKVFFIHFNHTNPLLREDSPQTKEVLQSGFQVARKGMVLPL from the coding sequence ATGCGACTAGCCTCCTTGATATTACTGGCCTTGTTCTGTCTGTATGCGTGTAAGGATTCAGAAAATAGCACTGCTGTAACAACAAATGCGCCAGCTGAAAAAAATACTAAAGTTGAAGGTGTTTCGGTTATGGTGCTAGGAACTGCCCAGGATGCAGGCTCGCCACATATTGCCTGTAAAAAAGACTGTTGTGCCGCTTTTTTCGAAAATGAGAACAGTTCAAGAAAGGTGGTTTCTCTAGGCGTCTTAGATCACGACAACGAAAAAACCTATCTTTTTGAAGCTACGCCGGATATTACCACACAGACCAAGGCACTGAAAACAGCTATGGATGTTTCAAGTCCTGAACTTCCAAACGGTATTTTTTTGACCCATGCACATATTGGGCATTATACAGGCCTTATGTACTTGGGAAAAGAAGCCACGAACGCGGCTCAAATTCCTGTTTTTGCGATGCCCAAAATGAAGTCCTATCTGGAAAATAACGGCCCGTGGAGTCAATTGGTCAAAGACGGGAATATTTCAATTAGTACCTTAACGCATCAAGAGGAAGTGTCCTTGACCCCGCAATTAAAAGTGATTCCCTTTACCGTGCCGCACAGAGATGAGTATTCGGAAACCGTGGGATATAGGATAGTTGGCCCTAACAAAACTGCGTTGTTCATCCCGGATATTAATAAATGGTCCGTATGGGAAACGCCAATAGAAAAACTTATCGCTGAGGTAGACTACGCTTTCTTGGATGCCACTTTTTATGATGGAGAAGAAATCAATACCCGTGACATCGCCGAGATTCCACATCCTTTTGTTATTGAAAGTATGGATTTGTTCCGGTCCCTAAGCCCTTCGGATAAAAAGAAAGTGTTCTTTATCCACTTTAACCACACCAATCCGCTGCTGCGAGAAGACAGTCCGCAAACCAAAGAGGTTTTGCAAAGCGGTTTCCAAGTAGCCCGAAAAGGTATGGTCCTGCCGCTATAG
- a CDS encoding S10 family peptidase, whose amino-acid sequence MKNCTLILYLLLFTTIVFSQQTKKEEPIKPIPKAASFITNHQGVFGGKSITYKATAKETYLTNEKGDSVASFWSVAYTQKELKNSAPLRPVTFVFNGGPGSASVWLHMGLFGPKLVSVDSEAKEDDGAAPYLLKNNENGLLDLTDLVFIDPVGTGYSRVIGKGKEKDYWGLKEDAKSVTQFIRKWITDNKRWMSPKYIAGESFGTTRAAAVAKELEGNGQNMALNGLILISQALDYAGSTSDHHNITSYLTYLPSMAATAWYHKKAGQGKSLEQFVEEARQFTYNSYAAALYKGNLLSKTERETIADKLVYFTGLNKSYILKSNLRILMPRFQKRLLYDEGLTIGRLDGRFMGEESDLVADRPTLGDPASYQIGAAYTAALNHYYASDLNITMDRPYLTSNGKIGQKWRWRTVPDGSYWEPTPVNTASDLGEAMRRNTDLKVLVASGYYDLITPFFDAEYTFSRNGIVSDRVLMTYYEGGHMMYTHQPDLEKLAKDIRKFLTQD is encoded by the coding sequence ATGAAAAATTGTACGCTTATTTTATATCTACTTCTTTTTACGACTATTGTTTTTTCACAACAAACTAAAAAAGAGGAGCCCATAAAACCCATTCCCAAAGCGGCATCGTTTATCACCAATCACCAAGGGGTCTTTGGAGGAAAGTCCATTACCTATAAAGCTACTGCCAAAGAAACGTATCTGACCAATGAAAAAGGAGATTCCGTTGCCTCTTTTTGGTCCGTTGCCTATACCCAAAAGGAACTGAAAAATAGTGCCCCCTTACGTCCTGTCACTTTTGTGTTCAACGGAGGTCCTGGTTCTGCCTCGGTATGGTTACATATGGGGCTTTTTGGTCCAAAATTGGTGTCCGTGGATTCCGAAGCAAAGGAAGATGATGGCGCGGCACCTTACCTTTTGAAAAATAATGAAAACGGACTCTTGGACCTCACCGACCTCGTTTTCATAGATCCTGTGGGAACAGGGTATAGTAGGGTCATTGGTAAGGGTAAAGAAAAAGACTACTGGGGTCTTAAGGAGGATGCTAAATCCGTAACCCAGTTTATCCGCAAATGGATAACGGACAACAAACGATGGATGTCCCCAAAATATATTGCCGGTGAAAGTTTTGGCACTACCCGGGCGGCAGCCGTTGCTAAAGAACTGGAAGGTAATGGCCAAAACATGGCCCTCAACGGATTGATATTGATTTCACAGGCCTTGGACTATGCAGGCTCTACATCTGACCATCATAATATTACATCCTACCTTACCTATCTCCCCAGTATGGCGGCCACGGCATGGTACCATAAGAAAGCGGGGCAGGGAAAAAGCTTGGAGCAATTTGTTGAAGAAGCACGGCAATTTACGTACAATAGCTATGCTGCAGCCCTTTATAAAGGAAATCTATTATCGAAAACGGAACGGGAAACCATAGCGGATAAGTTGGTGTATTTCACCGGTCTGAACAAGTCCTATATCCTAAAATCTAACCTAAGGATTCTCATGCCCCGTTTTCAGAAACGATTGTTATACGATGAGGGACTTACCATTGGAAGGTTAGACGGTCGTTTTATGGGAGAAGAATCAGATTTGGTGGCGGATAGGCCCACGCTAGGGGATCCCGCAAGCTATCAGATTGGCGCGGCGTACACTGCGGCTTTGAACCACTATTATGCATCCGATTTAAATATAACAATGGACAGGCCCTACCTTACTTCTAACGGAAAAATAGGTCAGAAATGGCGCTGGAGAACGGTTCCGGACGGGAGTTATTGGGAACCTACCCCAGTAAACACCGCTAGTGATTTGGGCGAGGCCATGCGCAGGAACACCGATTTAAAGGTATTGGTCGCGAGTGGATATTACGATTTGATCACTCCGTTTTTTGATGCGGAATACACCTTCTCCAGAAACGGTATTGTCAGTGACCGTGTACTAATGACCTATTACGAAGGAGGTCATATGATGTATACCCATCAGCCAGATTTGGAGAAGCTTGCCAAGGACATCCGAAAATTTTTAACCCAGGACTAA
- a CDS encoding acyltransferase family protein, with translation MSQFAENVSKRLYSLDVFRGMTMFLLIAEAAGFHEHFSTVTEGTVFSGIALQLHHHPWNGLRFWDLIQPFFMFIVGVAMPFSLRKRLAAGNQKKVTLHILRRCALLFCFGVLLHCVYNQALVWELWNVLVQLAFTILIAYALMRLSMKTQLLVSVGLLVLTEVLYRMYNPAAPYVQGHDSFGAFIDILVMGKVDSGYWVFVNFIPTAVHTIWGVVCGQLLLSHRPIKEKLKLFLVFGTIALVLGFALDILQITPIVKRIATTSFILASGGFAVLVLTFFYWMIDVKHRKGKWLSIFSVVGTNAIFIYLFSETVGVQWFRDFGAIWTEGLLSPIGVPTDWVALINALLVLFIFWYITYFLDRHKIYFKV, from the coding sequence GTGTCACAGTTTGCGGAGAACGTATCCAAACGATTATATTCTTTAGATGTTTTTCGAGGAATGACCATGTTCTTGTTAATTGCCGAGGCTGCTGGCTTTCATGAGCATTTTTCAACGGTAACCGAAGGAACGGTATTTTCTGGAATTGCACTGCAACTACATCACCATCCTTGGAACGGCCTACGGTTTTGGGACCTGATACAACCGTTCTTTATGTTCATCGTAGGGGTGGCCATGCCATTCTCCCTCCGAAAAAGACTGGCCGCAGGAAACCAAAAAAAGGTAACCCTGCACATTCTCAGGCGTTGTGCGTTGCTTTTTTGTTTTGGGGTCTTATTGCATTGCGTCTATAACCAAGCTTTGGTCTGGGAGCTATGGAACGTATTGGTGCAACTGGCTTTCACCATTCTTATAGCGTATGCCTTGATGCGGTTATCCATGAAAACACAGCTACTGGTATCGGTAGGGCTATTGGTCTTGACCGAGGTGCTTTACAGAATGTACAATCCGGCAGCACCTTACGTACAGGGGCACGATAGTTTTGGCGCTTTTATAGATATTTTGGTTATGGGCAAAGTAGACAGTGGGTATTGGGTGTTCGTTAATTTTATACCCACGGCGGTACACACCATATGGGGCGTAGTATGCGGACAACTATTGCTTTCCCACAGGCCCATAAAAGAAAAACTAAAGCTGTTTTTGGTCTTCGGTACGATAGCGCTGGTTTTAGGATTTGCACTGGACATACTGCAGATAACACCTATCGTTAAACGCATAGCAACCACATCCTTTATCTTGGCTTCAGGAGGTTTTGCCGTTTTGGTGCTTACCTTTTTCTATTGGATGATAGATGTGAAGCATCGAAAGGGTAAATGGCTTTCTATTTTTTCTGTTGTTGGCACCAATGCTATCTTTATCTACCTATTTTCTGAAACTGTAGGCGTTCAGTGGTTTCGGGATTTTGGAGCGATATGGACAGAGGGACTTTTGAGCCCCATAGGAGTTCCTACAGATTGGGTGGCCCTTATCAATGCCCTTCTGGTGTTATTCATTTTTTGGTATATCACCTACTTTTTGGACAGGCACAAGATTTATTTTAAAGTTTGA